Proteins from a genomic interval of Xanthomonas sp. AM6:
- the queD gene encoding 6-carboxytetrahydropterin synthase QueD — MDIFKVFTLEAAHRLPNVPPGHKCARLHGHSFRVELHVSGEPGADTGWVMDFGDIKAAFGPIYDQLDHHYLNDIEGLENPTSERLAVWIWERLKPALPLLSEIVVHETCTSGCRYRGA, encoded by the coding sequence ATGGATATCTTCAAAGTCTTCACCCTCGAAGCGGCGCACCGCCTGCCCAACGTCCCGCCCGGCCACAAGTGCGCGCGGTTGCACGGGCATTCGTTCCGGGTCGAACTGCACGTCAGCGGCGAGCCGGGCGCCGACACCGGCTGGGTCATGGACTTCGGCGACATCAAGGCCGCGTTCGGCCCGATCTACGACCAGCTCGACCACCACTACCTCAACGACATCGAGGGATTGGAGAACCCGACCAGCGAGCGCCTGGCGGTGTGGATCTGGGAACGGCTCAAGCCGGCGCTGCCGTTGCTGAGCGAGATCGTGGTGCACGAGACCTGCACTTCCGGCTGCCGGTACCGTGGGGCGTGA
- a CDS encoding phasin family protein, whose amino-acid sequence MSAQFNDQFSSYTQQFAAAAARANRLALESAESVFGVQLKTFEKNVAATTGFLGELTEARDLGSVQSLWPKGLQIARDNFERLATANQEVFGLGLKTSEAIGQLAKNQFEAATDQAAPKAKTK is encoded by the coding sequence ATGTCCGCTCAATTCAACGATCAGTTCAGCAGCTATACCCAGCAGTTCGCCGCCGCTGCCGCGCGGGCCAACCGTCTGGCGCTGGAAAGCGCCGAGAGCGTGTTCGGCGTGCAGCTGAAGACCTTCGAGAAGAACGTCGCCGCGACCACCGGCTTCCTCGGCGAGCTCACCGAAGCGCGCGACCTGGGCAGCGTGCAGTCGCTGTGGCCGAAGGGCCTGCAGATCGCCCGCGACAACTTCGAACGGCTGGCCACGGCCAACCAGGAAGTGTTCGGCCTGGGCCTGAAGACCTCCGAGGCCATCGGCCAGCTCGCCAAGAACCAGTTCGAGGCGGCCACCGACCAGGCCGCGCCGAAAGCCAAGACCAAATAA
- the bioD gene encoding dethiobiotin synthase: MSFPAFYVTGTDTGIGKTVASTALLHALRARGQSAVGMKPVASGCEREADGWRNEDALALQAASAPRPDYADLNPYALPLPLAPELAAADAGVRVELEPIAAAFARLRAQADVVVVEGVGGWAAPLSATLDQADLARALALPVLLVVGLRLGCLNHARLSAAAIAADGLRCIGWIGNEIDPAMQRIDDNMAMLQERLPVPCWGRLPYRPQPDPAELAASLSPWRGEQTQG; the protein is encoded by the coding sequence ATGAGCTTTCCCGCCTTCTACGTCACCGGCACCGATACCGGCATCGGCAAGACCGTCGCCAGCACCGCGCTGCTGCATGCGCTGCGCGCGCGCGGGCAGTCGGCGGTGGGCATGAAGCCGGTCGCCAGCGGCTGCGAGCGCGAGGCGGACGGCTGGCGCAACGAGGATGCGCTGGCGCTGCAGGCGGCGAGCGCGCCGCGGCCGGACTACGCCGACCTCAATCCCTACGCCTTGCCGCTGCCGCTGGCGCCGGAACTGGCCGCCGCCGACGCCGGCGTGCGCGTGGAGCTGGAGCCGATCGCCGCGGCCTTCGCGCGCCTGCGCGCGCAAGCCGACGTGGTGGTGGTGGAAGGCGTCGGCGGCTGGGCGGCACCGTTGTCGGCGACGCTGGACCAGGCCGACCTGGCGCGCGCGCTGGCGCTGCCGGTGCTGCTGGTGGTCGGGCTGCGCCTGGGCTGCCTCAACCACGCCCGGCTCAGCGCCGCGGCGATCGCCGCCGACGGCCTGCGCTGCATCGGCTGGATCGGCAACGAGATCGATCCGGCGATGCAGCGCATCGACGACAACATGGCGATGCTGCAGGAGCGCTTGCCGGTGCCGTGCTGGGGACGCCTGCCGTACCGGCCGCAACCGGATCCGGCGGAACTGGCCGCATCGCTGTCGCCATGGCGGGGCGAGCAGACGCAGGGCTGA
- a CDS encoding GAF domain-containing protein, whose translation MFASSSLTGSKPEQYAQLIAQARALVDGEPDRIANAANLAALVYHALPRLNWVGFYLYDGKELVVGPFQGLPACVRIPLHKGVCGAAASSGQTQRIDDVEAFPGHIACDAASRSELVVPLLRDGALIGVFDLDSPDLARFDADDQHGLEAIAQVFVDALR comes from the coding sequence ATGTTCGCCTCCTCTTCGCTCACCGGCAGCAAGCCGGAACAATACGCCCAGCTGATCGCCCAGGCCCGCGCCCTGGTCGACGGCGAGCCGGACCGCATCGCCAACGCCGCCAACCTGGCAGCGCTGGTGTACCACGCGCTGCCGCGGCTGAACTGGGTCGGCTTCTACCTGTACGACGGCAAGGAACTGGTCGTCGGGCCGTTCCAGGGCCTGCCGGCGTGCGTGCGCATCCCGCTGCACAAGGGCGTATGCGGTGCCGCGGCCAGCAGCGGCCAGACCCAGCGCATCGACGACGTGGAGGCCTTTCCCGGGCATATCGCCTGCGACGCGGCCTCGCGCTCGGAGCTGGTGGTGCCGCTGCTGCGCGACGGCGCGCTGATCGGCGTGTTCGACCTGGACAGCCCGGACCTGGCGCGCTTCGACGCCGACGACCAGCACGGCCTGGAAGCGATCGCCCAGGTCTTCGTCGACGCGCTGCGGTGA
- a CDS encoding TfoX/Sxy family protein yields the protein MSTEKLRNIGPKSAAWLRQVGLRTQQDLAAAGAVGAFLKVKRAGFKPSLNLLYSLEGALTGCHWQELPEARRAQLLGELETAAAQLPAPRGLPVAGPVATTHFDRDGDRSDAPYADYAHDASGGHGYDAERDHDRADDDRGGERDAD from the coding sequence ATGAGCACCGAGAAGCTGCGCAACATCGGCCCCAAGAGCGCGGCCTGGCTGCGCCAGGTCGGCCTGCGCACGCAGCAGGACCTGGCCGCGGCCGGTGCGGTCGGCGCGTTCCTGAAGGTCAAGCGTGCCGGCTTCAAGCCCAGCCTCAACCTGCTGTACTCGCTGGAAGGCGCGCTGACCGGCTGCCATTGGCAGGAACTGCCCGAGGCGCGGCGCGCGCAACTGCTCGGCGAGCTGGAAACCGCGGCGGCGCAGCTGCCGGCGCCGCGCGGCCTGCCGGTGGCCGGGCCGGTGGCGACCACCCACTTCGACCGCGACGGCGACCGCAGCGACGCGCCCTACGCCGACTACGCGCACGATGCCTCCGGCGGCCATGGGTACGACGCCGAGCGCGACCATGACCGCGCCGACGACGACCGCGGCGGCGAGCGCGACGCCGACTGA
- the btuB gene encoding TonB-dependent vitamin B12 receptor, with amino-acid sequence MSSRLLSVAIASALSLPSLALAADAATDLDQVLVTATRTQISVEDSVVPAQVIDRAEIERSQATSLAQLLQGRAGIGVSNQGGLGKLTTLSLRGSESDHVLVLVDGVRIGSASAGLAAFQDLPLGQIERIEIVRGPRSSLYGSDAIGGVIQIFTRRGGQGLQQNLSLGAGSNGLREASAGFSNRGERGWLSVQGGYQKTDGINACNGSATLFAGCFVDQPDRDGYRNTSLSARAGYALSDTLRIEGQALNIDSRNEYDGDALFAGNEADNTQQVFGGKLDWTPSERVHVAAQLGRNTDQADSYYHAPGSDTRSFVSTFDSRRDTASLQGDFGLADGHLLSAGADWQREEVTGSTAFDVDQRDNTGVFAEYQGRFGAQQLQASVRSDDNEQFGQHTTGSLGWGLALDGGFKLTASIGTGFKAPTFNDLYYPFAGNPELKPEKSRSGNLGVAQYADTWNWTFNVYETRVDDLISYDAVSFLPVNVDEARIRGAELTGYATLAGWELSAQLSHTDPRNRSDGANRDNWLARRAQNTARLDVDRGFGPVKLGVTAFGSGHRYDDAANSVRLAGYGTVDLRVEYAFAPDWTLQAKASNVFDRDYQTINWYNQPGREYALSLRYAPAAR; translated from the coding sequence ATGTCGTCCCGCCTGCTTTCGGTCGCGATCGCGTCCGCCCTGTCCCTGCCCTCGCTGGCGCTCGCCGCCGATGCCGCCACCGACCTGGACCAGGTCCTGGTCACCGCCACCCGCACCCAGATCTCGGTGGAGGACAGCGTGGTGCCGGCGCAGGTGATCGACCGCGCCGAGATCGAGCGCAGCCAGGCCACCTCGCTGGCGCAGCTGCTGCAGGGCCGCGCCGGCATCGGCGTGTCCAACCAGGGCGGGCTGGGCAAGCTGACCACGCTGAGCCTGCGCGGCAGCGAATCGGACCACGTGCTGGTGCTGGTGGACGGCGTGCGCATCGGCTCGGCCAGCGCCGGCCTGGCCGCGTTCCAGGACCTGCCGCTGGGCCAGATCGAGCGCATCGAGATCGTGCGCGGGCCGCGTTCGAGCCTGTACGGCTCCGATGCGATCGGCGGCGTGATCCAGATCTTCACCCGCCGCGGTGGCCAGGGCCTGCAGCAGAACCTGAGCCTGGGCGCGGGCAGCAACGGCCTGCGCGAGGCCAGCGCCGGCTTCAGCAACCGCGGCGAGCGCGGCTGGCTGTCGGTGCAGGGCGGCTACCAGAAGACCGACGGCATCAACGCCTGCAACGGCTCGGCCACGCTGTTCGCCGGCTGCTTCGTCGACCAGCCCGACCGCGACGGCTACCGCAACACCTCGCTGAGCGCGCGCGCCGGCTACGCGCTGAGCGACACGCTGCGCATCGAAGGCCAGGCGCTGAACATCGACAGCCGCAACGAGTACGACGGCGATGCGCTGTTCGCCGGCAACGAGGCCGACAACACCCAGCAGGTGTTCGGCGGCAAGCTCGACTGGACCCCGTCCGAGCGCGTGCACGTGGCCGCCCAGCTCGGCCGCAATACCGACCAGGCCGACAGCTACTACCACGCCCCCGGCAGCGATACGCGCAGCTTCGTCAGCACCTTCGACAGCCGCCGCGACACCGCCTCGCTGCAGGGCGATTTCGGCCTGGCCGACGGCCACCTGCTCAGCGCCGGCGCCGACTGGCAGCGCGAAGAGGTCACCGGCAGCACCGCCTTCGACGTCGACCAGCGCGACAACACCGGCGTGTTCGCCGAGTACCAGGGCCGCTTCGGCGCGCAGCAGCTGCAGGCCAGCGTGCGCAGCGACGACAACGAGCAGTTCGGCCAGCACACCACCGGCAGCCTGGGCTGGGGCCTGGCGCTGGACGGCGGCTTCAAGCTCACCGCCAGCATCGGCACCGGCTTCAAGGCGCCGACCTTCAACGACCTGTACTACCCGTTCGCCGGCAATCCGGAGCTGAAGCCGGAGAAGTCCCGGAGCGGCAACCTGGGCGTGGCGCAGTACGCCGACACCTGGAACTGGACCTTCAACGTCTACGAGACCCGCGTCGACGACCTGATCTCCTACGACGCCGTCAGCTTTCTGCCGGTCAACGTGGACGAGGCGCGGATCCGCGGCGCCGAACTGACCGGCTACGCCACGCTGGCCGGCTGGGAACTGTCGGCGCAGCTCAGCCATACCGATCCGCGCAACCGCAGCGACGGCGCCAACCGCGACAACTGGCTGGCGCGGCGCGCGCAGAACACCGCGCGGCTGGACGTGGACCGCGGCTTCGGCCCGGTCAAGCTCGGAGTGACCGCGTTCGGCAGCGGCCACCGCTACGACGACGCGGCCAACAGCGTGCGCCTGGCCGGCTACGGCACCGTCGACCTGCGCGTGGAATACGCGTTCGCGCCGGACTGGACGCTGCAGGCCAAGGCCAGCAACGTGTTCGACCGCGACTACCAGACCATCAACTGGTACAACCAGCCGGGCCGCGAGTACGCGCTGAGCCTGCGCTACGCGCCGGCGGCGCGCTGA
- the gph gene encoding phosphoglycolate phosphatase (PGP is an essential enzyme in the glycolate salvage pathway in higher organisms (photorespiration in plants). Phosphoglycolate results from the oxidase activity of RubisCO in the Calvin cycle when concentrations of carbon dioxide are low relative to oxygen. This enzyme is a member of the Haloacid Dehalogenase (HAD) superfamily of aspartate-nucleophile hydrolase enzymes (PF00702).), whose protein sequence is MTFPYALVVFDLDGTLVDSGADIAEALNRTLADFGLARVPEATVLGWIGEGVRKLVEAAWRHAHDGTPVDTVMPTFMRHYAECLLRSPRLYPGVAEALAQLHARGVTLALCTNKPSAFVPPLLRHLGVADAFAALLGGDSLPERKPSPLPLLHLAQRFAQPPARCLMVGDSGTDLQAAQAAGMPAALVRYGYPRDLDLAKADVVLLMDDMRELLALA, encoded by the coding sequence ATGACGTTTCCGTACGCGCTGGTGGTCTTCGATCTGGACGGCACGCTGGTGGACAGCGGCGCCGATATTGCCGAGGCGCTCAATCGCACCCTGGCCGACTTCGGCCTGGCGCGGGTGCCGGAAGCCACCGTGCTCGGCTGGATCGGCGAGGGCGTGCGCAAGCTGGTCGAGGCCGCGTGGCGGCATGCGCACGACGGCACCCCGGTCGACACCGTGATGCCGACCTTCATGCGCCACTACGCCGAATGCCTGCTGCGCAGCCCGCGCCTGTATCCGGGCGTGGCCGAGGCGCTGGCGCAGTTGCACGCGCGCGGAGTGACGCTGGCGCTGTGCACCAACAAGCCGTCCGCGTTCGTGCCGCCGCTGCTGCGCCACCTCGGCGTGGCCGATGCGTTCGCCGCGTTGCTCGGCGGCGACAGCCTGCCCGAGCGCAAGCCCAGCCCGCTGCCGCTGCTGCACCTGGCGCAGCGCTTCGCGCAGCCGCCGGCGCGCTGCCTGATGGTCGGCGATTCCGGCACCGACCTGCAGGCCGCGCAGGCCGCGGGCATGCCGGCGGCGCTGGTGCGCTACGGCTATCCGCGCGACCTGGACCTGGCCAAGGCCGACGTGGTGCTGCTGATGGACGACATGCGCGAGCTGCTGGCGCTGGCGTAG
- the dinB gene encoding DNA polymerase IV, protein MRKIIHVDMDAFYASVEQRDDPTLRGKPVVVAWRGMRSVVCAASYEARVFGIRSAMPALRAERLCPDAIFVPPDFARYKAVSRQVREIFQRHTDLIEPLSLDEAYLDVTVPKGELATATEIAQAIRAQIREETQLTASAGIAPNKFLAKIASDWRKPDGQFVIRPHQVEAFLTPLPVSKVHGVGRVMQAKLAALGIVTVGDLRTHSAEELEARFGSFGRRLYQRARGIDERPVESDQPVQSISSEDTFAEDLALDALEPAIRQLAEKTWNATRRTERVARTVVLKLKTAQFRILTRSFTPEQPPDSLQALTDIALALRQRVELPASTRYRLVGVGLSGFHEPESMQKQGQLFR, encoded by the coding sequence ATGCGCAAGATCATTCACGTCGACATGGATGCGTTCTACGCGTCCGTGGAACAGCGTGACGATCCCACATTGCGCGGCAAGCCGGTGGTGGTGGCCTGGCGCGGCATGCGTTCGGTGGTCTGCGCCGCCTCGTACGAGGCGCGCGTGTTCGGCATCCGCTCGGCGATGCCGGCGTTGCGCGCCGAGCGGCTGTGTCCGGACGCGATCTTCGTGCCGCCGGATTTCGCGCGCTACAAGGCGGTGTCGCGGCAGGTGCGCGAAATCTTCCAGCGCCACACCGACCTGATCGAGCCGCTGTCGCTGGACGAGGCCTATCTCGACGTCACCGTGCCCAAGGGCGAACTCGCCACCGCCACCGAGATCGCGCAGGCCATCCGCGCGCAGATCCGCGAGGAAACCCAGCTGACCGCGTCGGCCGGCATCGCGCCGAACAAGTTCCTGGCCAAGATCGCCTCGGACTGGCGCAAGCCCGACGGCCAGTTCGTGATCCGCCCGCACCAGGTCGAGGCGTTCCTGACCCCGCTGCCGGTCAGCAAGGTGCACGGCGTGGGCAGGGTGATGCAGGCCAAGCTGGCGGCGCTGGGCATCGTCACCGTCGGCGATTTGCGCACGCACAGCGCAGAGGAACTGGAAGCGCGCTTCGGCAGCTTCGGGCGACGCCTGTACCAGCGCGCGCGCGGCATCGACGAGCGGCCGGTGGAATCGGACCAGCCGGTGCAGTCGATCTCCTCCGAAGACACCTTCGCCGAGGACCTGGCACTGGACGCGCTGGAGCCGGCGATCCGGCAACTGGCGGAAAAGACCTGGAACGCGACCCGCCGCACCGAGCGCGTCGCGCGCACCGTGGTGCTGAAGCTGAAGACCGCGCAGTTCCGCATCCTGACCCGCAGCTTCACCCCGGAGCAGCCGCCCGATTCACTGCAGGCGCTGACCGACATCGCGCTGGCCCTGCGACAGCGCGTGGAATTGCCCGCGTCCACGCGCTACCGCCTGGTCGGCGTGGGCCTGTCCGGTTTCCACGAACCCGAGTCGATGCAGAAGCAGGGGCAGTTGTTCCGCTGA
- the fabA gene encoding 3-hydroxyacyl-[acyl-carrier-protein] dehydratase FabA has translation MSRLTSYSREHLLASARGELFGAEAGRLPNDPMLMFDRITHIDDDGGAHGKGVVRAELDVRPDLWFFGCHFIGDPVMPGCLGLDAMWQLTGFFLTWIGAPGRGRALGVGEVKFTGQVLPSAKRVVYEIDISRVINRKLVMAVADGRMSVDGREIYHAKDLRVGLFTSTEAF, from the coding sequence ATGAGCCGCCTCACTTCGTATTCACGCGAACACCTCCTCGCCAGCGCGCGCGGCGAGCTGTTCGGCGCCGAGGCTGGACGCCTGCCCAACGATCCGATGCTGATGTTCGACCGCATCACCCACATCGACGACGACGGCGGCGCGCACGGCAAGGGCGTGGTCCGCGCCGAACTGGACGTGCGCCCGGACCTGTGGTTCTTCGGCTGCCACTTCATCGGCGACCCGGTGATGCCCGGCTGCCTGGGCCTGGATGCGATGTGGCAGTTGACCGGCTTCTTCCTGACCTGGATCGGCGCGCCCGGCCGCGGCCGCGCGCTGGGCGTGGGCGAGGTGAAGTTCACCGGGCAGGTGCTGCCGAGCGCCAAGCGGGTGGTCTACGAGATCGACATCAGCCGGGTGATCAACCGCAAGCTGGTGATGGCGGTGGCCGACGGGCGCATGTCCGTGGACGGCCGCGAGATCTACCACGCCAAGGACCTGCGCGTGGGCCTGTTCACCTCGACGGAGGCCTTCTGA
- the fabB gene encoding beta-ketoacyl-ACP synthase I: MRRVAVTGMGITSCLGNDLDTVSRALRESRAGIRANPEAAEHGLRSQVAGDVQLDLEALIDRKLKRFMGDASAYAYLAMRDAIADAGLDEAVISDVRTGLIAGSGGGSSHWQVEAADLLRNRGVRKVGPYMVPRTMCSAVSASLATAYKIKGVSYSLSAACATSAHCIGAAAELIRHGQQDVMFAGGGEELDWTMSLMFDAMGALSSGFNDRPAVASRPYDAERDGFVIAGGGGMLVLEDYDRAVARGARIHAELLGYGVTSDGADMVAPSGEGAVRCMRMAMQGVDAPIDYLNTHGTSTPLGDVTELGAVREVFGDAVPPLSSTKALSGHSLGAASVHEAIYCLLMMRDGFIAGSANIDALDPRAEGFPIVRESRAATPRTVMSNSFGFGGTNAALVFGKR, encoded by the coding sequence ATGCGCCGCGTCGCGGTCACCGGCATGGGCATCACCTCATGCCTGGGCAACGACCTGGACACGGTGTCGCGCGCGCTGCGCGAGAGCCGCGCCGGCATCCGCGCCAACCCCGAGGCGGCCGAACACGGCCTGCGCAGCCAGGTCGCCGGCGACGTGCAACTGGACCTGGAGGCGCTGATCGACCGCAAGCTCAAGCGCTTCATGGGCGATGCGTCGGCCTACGCCTACCTGGCGATGCGCGATGCGATCGCCGACGCGGGGCTGGACGAGGCCGTCATCAGCGACGTGCGCACCGGCCTGATCGCCGGCTCCGGCGGCGGTTCCAGCCACTGGCAGGTGGAAGCGGCGGACCTGCTGCGCAACCGCGGCGTGCGCAAGGTCGGCCCGTACATGGTGCCGCGCACCATGTGTTCGGCGGTGTCGGCCAGCCTGGCCACCGCGTACAAGATCAAGGGCGTCAGCTATTCGCTGTCGGCCGCCTGCGCGACCTCGGCGCACTGCATCGGCGCGGCCGCGGAGCTGATCCGCCATGGCCAGCAGGACGTGATGTTCGCCGGCGGCGGCGAGGAACTGGACTGGACCATGAGCCTGATGTTCGACGCGATGGGTGCGCTGTCCAGCGGCTTCAACGACCGCCCGGCGGTGGCCTCGCGCCCGTACGACGCCGAGCGCGACGGCTTCGTCATCGCCGGCGGCGGCGGCATGCTGGTGCTGGAGGACTACGACCGCGCGGTGGCGCGCGGCGCGCGCATCCATGCCGAACTGCTCGGCTACGGCGTGACCTCCGACGGCGCCGACATGGTCGCCCCGTCCGGCGAAGGCGCGGTGCGCTGCATGCGCATGGCGATGCAGGGCGTGGACGCGCCGATCGACTACCTCAACACGCACGGCACCTCGACGCCGCTGGGCGACGTCACCGAACTGGGCGCGGTGCGCGAGGTGTTCGGCGACGCGGTGCCGCCGTTGTCCTCGACCAAGGCGCTGTCCGGGCATTCGCTGGGCGCAGCCAGCGTGCACGAGGCGATCTACTGCCTGCTGATGATGCGCGACGGCTTCATCGCCGGCTCGGCCAACATCGACGCGCTGGACCCGCGCGCCGAGGGTTTCCCGATCGTGCGCGAGAGCCGCGCGGCGACGCCGCGCACGGTGATGTCCAATAGCTTCGGCTTCGGCGGCACCAACGCCGCGCTGGTGTTCGGCAAGCGCTGA
- a CDS encoding SH3 domain-containing protein: MKRGIWMAPLLLAAAAPVLAQNSDGFARSGANLRAGPANAYPRVATVVGGDSLTVYGCVDDFSWCDVRWREARGWLPAGVVEFDARDGAFAPAIGFAIDAYWDAHYRGRPWARDRARWRQQAQASQAAPAPLPEALKRQLIPQRIADTRGYQPAQPAVEAPMQSQWVPPGERMYQAPPPDALNPKRNKELAEQQRRDEEDRRWRESVHQSTESPRSSSSASPWWPPKPETVVQAAQHTPPPAPPPKPTSPPPPSAPPPRKERTNEEDEKKRRDGKQLER, encoded by the coding sequence ATGAAACGAGGCATCTGGATGGCGCCATTGCTGCTGGCGGCCGCCGCGCCGGTGCTGGCGCAGAACAGCGACGGGTTCGCCCGCAGCGGCGCCAATCTGCGCGCAGGACCGGCCAACGCGTATCCGCGGGTGGCGACGGTAGTGGGCGGCGACAGCCTCACCGTCTACGGGTGCGTCGACGATTTTTCGTGGTGCGACGTGCGCTGGCGCGAGGCGCGCGGATGGCTGCCGGCCGGCGTGGTCGAGTTCGACGCGCGCGACGGTGCCTTCGCTCCTGCCATCGGGTTCGCCATCGATGCCTATTGGGACGCGCACTACCGTGGCCGGCCCTGGGCCCGCGACCGCGCACGCTGGCGGCAGCAAGCGCAGGCATCGCAGGCTGCGCCGGCGCCGTTGCCCGAGGCGCTCAAGCGCCAGCTGATACCCCAGCGCATCGCCGACACGCGCGGCTACCAGCCGGCGCAGCCCGCCGTGGAGGCGCCGATGCAGTCGCAATGGGTGCCGCCCGGCGAGCGCATGTACCAGGCGCCGCCGCCGGATGCGCTCAATCCCAAGCGCAACAAGGAACTGGCCGAGCAACAGCGGCGCGACGAAGAGGATCGCCGTTGGCGCGAATCCGTGCACCAGTCGACCGAGTCCCCGCGATCCTCGTCGTCCGCCTCGCCGTGGTGGCCGCCGAAGCCGGAGACGGTGGTGCAGGCGGCGCAGCACACGCCGCCGCCGGCACCGCCGCCGAAGCCTACTTCGCCGCCGCCGCCATCCGCGCCGCCGCCCAGGAAAGAGCGGACGAACGAGGAGGACGAGAAAAAGCGCCGCGACGGCAAGCAACTGGAACGCTGA